In the Tessaracoccus lacteus genome, CCGGAGCAGCTCTCGAAGGTGTTCGAACGGTTCTACCGCGCCGACACGGCCAGGGCCCGCGACGCCGGCGGTTCCGGGATCGGGCTGACCATCGCCCGCAGCCTCGCCCTGGCTCACGGCGGCTCACTGACAGCCGCCAGCCCCGGCCCCGGACACGGCTCGATCTTCACCCTGCACCTGCCCACCGCGCCAGCACCTGAGCGGGTCTTGATCGATTCTTGACCATACACGGGTTGGCTCTTGAGCTGATCGTTCATAGCCTCGACGTTAGGGCCGGCGGCCCCCGTCGGCCAGGAATGGAGCATCTTTCATGACACGCACTAAGCGGATCACTGCCACTTTGGCGGGGCTGGTCCTGACGGCCACCCTGGCGGCCTGCGCGGACCAGGGCGCCACTCCCCCGGCGGCGACCACCTCCCCGACAGGCAGCACCTCCGCCACGGCCACTGAGTCCGAGTCGGCGTCGGCGAGCGCCTCATCTGAGGTGTCCGCCGACCACAACGACCAGGACACCACGTTCGCGCAGATGATGATCATCCATCACGAGGGCGCCATCGAGATGTCTCAGCTGGCGATCGAACGCGCCGAATCCCCCGAGGTCGTGGCCCTCGCGGAGCGGATCGCCGAGGCCCAGGGCCCGGAGATCGAGGAGATGACCGCCTGGCTCAGCGCCTGGGGTGAAGATGTCTCCCCCGGTGGGCATGGCGGCATGGACATGGGCGGCATGGACATGAACGGAATGAGCCAGGAGGAGATGATGACCCAACTCGACGGCATGTCCGGCGCCGACTTTGATCAGGCGTTCCTCGAGGCCATGATCGCCCACCACGAGGGTGCGATCGGGATGTCCGAGCAGCAGTTGGCCGAGGGGCAGAACCCGGATGCTCTCATGTTGGCGGAGAAGATCATCGCCGACCAGCAGACTGAGATCACCGAGATGCAGGAGATGCTCACCAGCCTCTGACCAACCCAGGCGTGCAAGCGATGAGGCGCCCGTCCAGCCGTTGTGGCTGGGCGGGCGCTTCGTCGGTTGCCCTGGTTGGCGCGAACGCCGTACCTGGCGGGGTTAGGCGGCTGGGTTGCTGGCGAGATGCTCGGCGTCGAAGAGGTCCTGGCAACGTCGGCAGCAGAAGTAGAACCGCTGGCCTTCGACGTCGCGGAACAGTCCCGCCGCCTCGGCGGTGGACTTCAGCGTGCTGGTCCCGCGGACCGTGCAGGTGACCAGCTCGTCGCCTGGGCCCGCCACCACGTCATGTTGACAGTGATGGCCCCCACCCTGACCGCCGCCGGCGTGACCGCCGCAGCAGCCTGCCTCCTGCTGGTTCCCGTGCTGGTGTCCATGCTCGTGATTGCACATGTGCTTGGTTTCCTTTCATTTCATTGTGGTGTTGATCATGGGGTGGGCGAGGCGCTGTGGTGCCCCTCGTGGTCCTCGGTGCCGGACGCGCTGGCGGAGGCCGCCGATGACGGCGTGTCTGGTTGGTTGGGGGTGGCGGGGTTGAACAGTGGCCCGATCACGAACGCGGACAGGGCGAACAGGGCGGTGAACACCGCGACCCCGATCGCGGGGGCCTTCCGGGTGCCGAATCGGCGACGCAGCCGTCGCAGCAGCGGGATGCTCAGCAGCAACCCGACCACATAGAGGAGCGAGTTGCCGAGGAACCCGGTCAGGAACGCGGCCCCGGCCAGGAAGCCGATGTGATGCATCACGTGCGGCGCCAGTCCCATCAGGGCGCCGACGGTGGCCCTGGTCCCGGCCCACAGCGCACCCCAGAACCCGCGACCACCCCTCACGGCTGTGGCCGGCTCGGTGATCGTGTCCATGGCGCCGCTCACCTCCCGACCGGGTGAGAGCTAAGGACGGCCGATTCGGAGCCCACAGGAGCATCTGAGGGCGCAACTGCGGGGTGGAAGGCGTCTCGCAGGATCAGGGCGACGCCCAGAATGATACTGACGATGCCGATCAGCTGCGCCTCGGTGAGGCCCAACAGGACGTGCGGGTTGATCCGGACGACCTCGGCGAGCAGGCGTGCCGCGCCGCTGAGCAGCAGGTAGGACCCGAACACGGCCAGCGGTCGCAGCCTGCGACCCAGCGCCCACAGGATGCCGGCGATCAGGAAGGCGCCGGCGGCCTCATACAGCTGGACGGGATGCACCGGCACGTTCACCGGCACCACCCCGTTGGGGAACGCCATCCCCCAGGGCAGGTCGGTGGGTGTGCCGTACGTGCCGTCACCGGCGAGGAAGCAGCCGATCCGGCCGATGCCGTAGGCCACCGACAGCGGCGCCGCCATCGCGCCCGCCACCCGTCCAAGGGGCAGATCGTGGCGTCGAGTCATCACGATCACCGCGATCGACCCGGCGATCAATCCCCCGTACCAGACGAACCCGGACCCGCCGAACAGGTGCCAACTGAAGTTGTCCCAGTTCGCGATCAGGTAGTACACCTTCGCGCCGACGAACCCCCACACCGTCGCCCACAACGCGATCGAGTGCGCCAGTTCCTTGTCGTAACCGATCCGCGTGAACGCGCGACCCAACAGGAACGCGCCGACCAGCAGCGCCAGCGCCTTACTCAGCCCATAGCTCTGGATCCCCACACCAAAAATCGAGAACACCTCAGGCCACACAGCCCACTCCCATCGTCGAAACTGTTCCAGGCGCGCGACGTGACCGCGGGGCCTCACTGCCAGTCTCAACCGGTCACCTCAAGCAACGAGCAGGACCCGGACAAGGTTTGGTCAAGATCCCCGTCCACGTGCCTGGACGAGGTAACGCCACACAGTAAGGCGGATCTTGAGCGAAGCCTGACCACCTGACCGTGACTTTTTGGATTGCACCCTGCCTACCCTGATGACATACCCCTTTGGGGTGTGGTGGCGGCGTCGATACCACGGGTCCCCCGTGTCGGCTCGGAAGTTGAGGAAAGGGCTCTTCGGCGTAGGTCGAAGCTCCGTGGCGGGTGCGTGCCAAACTCGAGATTCAATGGCTGGTGGTCGAGATGGGTTCAAGCGGCAGCTCTTCAGATGGCGTCCGAGCGGATGTGGTGCTCGCGGGGCACCGCGATCTCCAGAATCTGGCGTCCACTGCGTCGACCTGGATCTGGAGCCGCCGATGGAGTCGCTGTTGCCCCCGGCCGGGGCCGTGACCAGCGAGTTCTTTCCCGCCCCGGTCAGGGCCACGACGGCCTGAGACCGGACGGACGGGCAGGCATCCGCCGAGCCCGTCGGCGCACGACCTGTCGGCCAAGCGGTCGGAGAGGAAGACCCGATCATGAAGAGTCAAACCACGGTCCTGGAGGCCGGTGGCCTGCACTGGGCCACCTCGGAATCAGTGATCGAGAGAACGCTACTTGGGGTACCCGGCGTGCTGGCCGTCGAGGCCAGCGCCGTCTCCCAGACCGCGACGGTCACATATGACCCGAACCAGACGTCGGTCGCCCAACTGGTCGGCTGGGTCAATGACTGCGGCTACCACTGCACCGGCAGTCGGTACCTAGCCACACCACGGCGGAACCGGTCTCGACCGACCCCCACATCGGCCACGAGCGGCACACAGGCCACGGGGGCGGTGAGGATGAGGATGGCCGGGTCCGCGCAGGCGGTGATGGGCCACGGCGGGCACGGTGGGTCGATGGTGGACATGGTGCGCGACATGCGCAACCGGCTCCTGGTCGCCGCGGTCCTGTCGGTGGTCATATTGTTCTGGTCGCCGATCGGGCGAGAGGTCCTGGGGTTCACCGTGCCGGCACCCTTCGGGCTGCGCGACGACGTCTTCTCGCTGATCTTGTCCCTTCCGGTGGTGTTCTACTCGGCGTGGATCATCTTCTTCGACGGGGCCTTCCGGGCGCTCCGCGCGAGAACGCTGGACATGATGGTCCTGGTGGCGGTCGGGGTCGGGGCGGGCTGGTTGTACAGCGTGGTGGTCACGTTCACCGGCGGGGGTGAGGTCTTCTACGAAGCCGCCACGGTCCTGACCACCTTCGTCCTGCTCGGGCACTGGCTGGAGATGCGGGCTCGTGGCGGCGCGACCGACGCTGTGCGCACGCTGCTCGAACTCGCGCCCTCCCAGGCAGTCGTGCTCCGGGACGGTCAGCCCGTGCAGGTCCCAACCTCCGAAGTCGTCACCGGTGACCTGCTACTGGTACCTGTCCGGGTCCTACTCGTTGTTCATGTGACCGGTGGTGTGGGTGCGGTGAAGATCCGCCCACCTGGCCGGGTCTTGTCGGGATCTTGACCCCACCCAGACCGGTTCCCGACACCGCGGGGGGCACCATCGAACATGAACACGCGAAACCGACCAGGAAGAGAGGGTGATTCGACGTGACGACGATTCCACAGGCCACCTACGGGGTGCGCGGGCTCAGCTGTTGGCGCCGCATGATCAGCGCTGTGGACGCGGTCCGGGCCTTGCCCGGGGTGCATACCGTCGGGATGGATTTGGAGCCGCACGGCGAGTCGCTGTTGACGCTGGCACCGGCCGGCGCCTTGACCAGCGCCCAGGTCCGGGCCACCCTCGACCGCTCCGGATTCGAAGTGACCCGACGCCGGCGCCGGCCCCGACCCAGCCTGCTCCGACATGCCCTCACCACAGCCCCCGTGGACGACGGCCGGGAAATCTTGACCGAAGCCTGACCCCATCGGGGTCGTCCGGGCCTGCGCGGGCCTACACTGGATACATACCCCCCCAGGGTATTGGGTGGGAGTCGAGTGGAAGTGGAGGTTGTGATGCTCTGGCTGGTCATAGGTGGGGCGGTGGTCCTGACCGGGTTGCTGCTGTGGTTCTTCTTCGGCCCGAAACGGGCAGGGAAGGTCCGCATCGAAGATGGTGTTCAGGTGGTGGAGGTGACTGTCGACGGCGGCTACAACCCGGGGGTGATCGACGGGGTGCGTCCGGGGATGCCGGTGCGGATCATGTTCGACCGCCGAGAGGGTGGCGAGTGCACCTCGCGGGTGGTGATGCCGGACTTCAAGGTCAACGCGAGCCTTCCCGCGTACCGGACCACGGCCGTCGAGTTCACCCCGACTGAGGCCGGCGAGTTCCGCTTCGCATGCGGCATGAACATGGTCTCCGGTCTGATCCGCGTCACCGGCGACCCCCACACCGCACCCACCCCCACCACAGCATCGGATCATCACCGCGCGCAGGTGGCCGCCTCCCCGGCAGTGGCCGGTCTTGCGACCGACGGCGCCGATGATGAGGCAGAGCGGGCTGCGGAGATCCGGGACCTGACCCGGCGGGTGATCATCGGCGCTATCCTCACCGCCCCGGTGCTGATCGCGGTGATGGCCGTCGAGCTGTTCGGCGCCACCTGGGTGCCTGAGATCTTGATGAGTCCCTGGTTGCAGCTGGCGCTGATTGCGCCGGTGATGCTGTGGTCGGGCTGGCCGATCCACCGCGTGGGGTGGCGTGCACTGTCGCACCGCACCGCAGACATGAACTCGCTGATCACGCTCGGCACCGTCGCGGCGTTCGGTTACAGCCTGGT is a window encoding:
- a CDS encoding DUF305 domain-containing protein; this encodes MTRTKRITATLAGLVLTATLAACADQGATPPAATTSPTGSTSATATESESASASASSEVSADHNDQDTTFAQMMIIHHEGAIEMSQLAIERAESPEVVALAERIAEAQGPEIEEMTAWLSAWGEDVSPGGHGGMDMGGMDMNGMSQEEMMTQLDGMSGADFDQAFLEAMIAHHEGAIGMSEQQLAEGQNPDALMLAEKIIADQQTEITEMQEMLTSL
- a CDS encoding prolipoprotein diacylglyceryl transferase translates to MWPEVFSIFGVGIQSYGLSKALALLVGAFLLGRAFTRIGYDKELAHSIALWATVWGFVGAKVYYLIANWDNFSWHLFGGSGFVWYGGLIAGSIAVIVMTRRHDLPLGRVAGAMAAPLSVAYGIGRIGCFLAGDGTYGTPTDLPWGMAFPNGVVPVNVPVHPVQLYEAAGAFLIAGILWALGRRLRPLAVFGSYLLLSGAARLLAEVVRINPHVLLGLTEAQLIGIVSIILGVALILRDAFHPAVAPSDAPVGSESAVLSSHPVGR
- a CDS encoding cation transporter; translated protein: MKSQTTVLEAGGLHWATSESVIERTLLGVPGVLAVEASAVSQTATVTYDPNQTSVAQLVGWVNDCGYHCTGSRYLATPRRNRSRPTPTSATSGTQATGAVRMRMAGSAQAVMGHGGHGGSMVDMVRDMRNRLLVAAVLSVVILFWSPIGREVLGFTVPAPFGLRDDVFSLILSLPVVFYSAWIIFFDGAFRALRARTLDMMVLVAVGVGAGWLYSVVVTFTGGGEVFYEAATVLTTFVLLGHWLEMRARGGATDAVRTLLELAPSQAVVLRDGQPVQVPTSEVVTGDLLLVPVRVLLVVHVTGGVGAVKIRPPGRVLSGS